A genomic window from Streptomyces sp. MST-110588 includes:
- the carB gene encoding carbamoyl-phosphate synthase large subunit, with amino-acid sequence MPKRTDIQSVLVIGSGPIVIGQAAEFDYSGTQACRVLKSEGLRVILVNSNPATIMTDPEIADATYVEPITPEFVEKIIAKERPDALLPTLGGQTALNTAISLHESGTLEEYGVELIGANVEAIHKGEDRDRFKEVVEAVRAKIGHGESARSVICHSMDEVLAGVEELGGYPVVVRPSFTMGGAGSGFAHDEEELRRIAGQGLTLSPTTEVLLEESILGWKEYELELMRDKNDNVVVVCSIENFDPMGVHTGDSITVAPAMTLTDREYQILRDVGIAIIREVGVDTGGCNIQFAVNPEDGRVIVIEMNPRVSRSSALASKATGFPIAKIAARLAVGYTLDEIPNDITEQTPASFEPTLDYVVVKVPRFAFEKFPAADATLTTTMKSVGEAMAIGRNFPEALNKALRSLEKKGSQFRFTGDPGDKTELLEQAKVPTDGRINTVMRAIRAGATQQEVFDATKIDPWFVDQLFLVKEIADEVAAAENLDPEVLTEAKRHGFSDAQIADLRGVSEEVVREVRQALGVRPVYKTVDTCAAEFAARTPYFYSSYDEESEVAPREKPAVIILGSGPNRIGQGIEFDYSCVHASFALSEAGYETVMVNCNPETVSTDYDTSDRLYFEPLTLEDVLEIVHAETQAGPVAGVVVQLGGQTPLGLAQALKDNGVPVVGTSPEAIDLAEERGAFGRVLTEAGLPAPKYGTAFSFDQAKEIAAEIGYPVMVRPSYVLGGRGMEIVYDEPSLGAYLTRHAGLIDQHPVLIDRFLDDAIEIDVDALYDGHELYLGGVMEHIEEAGIHSGDSACALPPITLGGHDIKRLRASTEAIAKGVGVRGLINIQFAMAGDILYVLEANPRASRTVPFTSKATAVPLAKAAARISLGATIAELRAEGMLPKNGDGGTLPLDAPISVKEAVMPWSRFRDASGRGVDTILGPEMRSTGEVMGIDGVFGTAYAKSQAGAYGALPTKGRAFVSVANRDKRSMIFPARELVAHGFELLATSGTAEVLRRNGINATVVRKLSEGEGPNGEKTVVQLIHDGEVDLIVNTPYGTGGRLDGYEIRTAAVARSVPCLTTVQALAAAVQGIEAVSRGDVGVRSLQEHAAHLTAAREE; translated from the coding sequence GTGCCTAAGCGCACCGATATCCAGTCCGTCCTGGTCATCGGCTCCGGCCCGATCGTCATCGGCCAGGCCGCCGAGTTCGACTACTCCGGCACCCAGGCGTGCCGGGTCCTGAAGTCCGAGGGCCTGCGCGTCATCCTGGTCAACTCCAACCCGGCCACGATCATGACCGACCCGGAGATCGCCGACGCCACGTACGTCGAGCCGATCACCCCGGAGTTCGTCGAGAAGATCATCGCCAAGGAGCGCCCCGACGCGCTGCTGCCCACCCTCGGCGGCCAGACCGCGCTGAACACCGCCATCTCGCTGCACGAGTCCGGCACGCTGGAGGAGTACGGCGTCGAGCTGATCGGCGCCAACGTCGAGGCGATCCACAAGGGCGAGGACCGCGACCGGTTCAAGGAGGTCGTCGAGGCCGTCCGCGCCAAGATCGGGCACGGCGAGTCCGCCCGCTCGGTGATCTGCCACTCCATGGACGAGGTGCTCGCCGGGGTGGAGGAGCTCGGCGGCTACCCGGTCGTGGTGCGCCCCTCCTTCACCATGGGCGGCGCCGGCTCCGGCTTCGCCCACGACGAGGAGGAACTGCGCCGCATCGCGGGCCAGGGCCTGACGCTCTCCCCGACCACCGAGGTGCTCCTGGAGGAGTCCATCCTGGGCTGGAAGGAGTACGAGCTGGAGCTGATGCGCGACAAGAACGACAACGTCGTGGTCGTCTGCTCCATCGAGAACTTCGACCCCATGGGCGTGCACACCGGCGACTCGATCACCGTCGCCCCCGCCATGACCCTGACCGACCGCGAGTACCAGATCCTGCGGGACGTCGGCATCGCGATCATCCGCGAGGTCGGGGTGGACACCGGCGGCTGCAACATCCAGTTCGCCGTCAACCCCGAGGACGGCCGGGTCATCGTCATCGAGATGAACCCCCGGGTCTCCCGCTCCTCCGCGCTGGCCTCCAAGGCGACCGGCTTCCCCATCGCCAAGATCGCCGCCCGGCTCGCCGTCGGGTACACGCTGGACGAGATCCCCAACGACATCACCGAGCAGACCCCGGCCTCCTTCGAGCCCACCCTCGACTACGTCGTGGTGAAGGTTCCGCGCTTCGCGTTCGAGAAGTTCCCGGCCGCCGACGCCACCTTGACCACCACCATGAAGTCGGTCGGCGAGGCCATGGCCATCGGCCGCAACTTCCCCGAGGCGCTGAACAAGGCCCTGCGCTCGCTGGAGAAGAAGGGCAGCCAGTTCCGCTTCACCGGCGACCCCGGCGACAAGACCGAACTGCTGGAGCAGGCCAAGGTCCCCACGGACGGCCGGATCAACACCGTCATGCGGGCCATCCGGGCCGGCGCCACACAGCAGGAGGTCTTCGACGCAACGAAGATCGACCCGTGGTTCGTCGACCAGCTCTTCCTGGTCAAGGAGATCGCGGACGAGGTCGCAGCCGCCGAGAACCTCGACCCCGAAGTGCTCACGGAAGCAAAGCGGCACGGCTTCTCCGACGCCCAGATCGCGGACCTGCGCGGCGTGAGCGAAGAGGTCGTCCGCGAGGTCCGCCAGGCCCTGGGCGTACGCCCCGTCTACAAGACGGTCGACACCTGCGCCGCCGAGTTCGCCGCCCGCACCCCGTACTTCTACTCCTCCTACGACGAGGAGAGCGAGGTCGCGCCGCGCGAGAAGCCCGCCGTGATCATCCTGGGCTCCGGCCCCAACCGCATCGGCCAGGGCATCGAGTTCGACTACTCCTGCGTCCACGCCTCCTTCGCGCTCAGCGAGGCCGGCTACGAGACCGTGATGGTCAACTGCAACCCCGAGACCGTCTCCACCGACTACGACACCTCCGACCGGCTCTACTTCGAGCCGCTCACCCTGGAGGACGTCCTGGAGATCGTGCACGCCGAGACCCAGGCCGGGCCGGTGGCCGGCGTCGTCGTCCAGCTCGGTGGACAGACGCCGCTGGGCCTGGCCCAGGCCCTGAAGGACAACGGCGTCCCGGTCGTGGGCACCTCGCCCGAGGCCATCGACCTCGCCGAGGAGCGCGGCGCCTTCGGCCGGGTGCTCACCGAGGCCGGCCTGCCCGCCCCCAAGTACGGCACCGCCTTCTCCTTCGACCAGGCCAAGGAGATCGCCGCCGAGATCGGCTACCCGGTCATGGTCCGCCCCTCCTACGTGCTGGGCGGGCGCGGCATGGAGATCGTGTACGACGAGCCGTCGCTGGGCGCGTACCTGACCCGGCACGCCGGCCTGATCGACCAGCACCCGGTCCTCATCGACCGCTTCCTGGACGACGCCATCGAGATCGACGTCGACGCGCTCTACGACGGCCACGAGCTCTACCTCGGCGGCGTCATGGAGCACATCGAGGAAGCCGGCATCCACTCCGGCGACTCCGCCTGCGCCCTGCCCCCCATCACCCTGGGCGGCCACGACATCAAGCGGCTGCGGGCCTCCACCGAGGCCATCGCCAAGGGCGTCGGCGTCCGCGGCCTGATCAACATCCAGTTCGCGATGGCCGGGGACATCCTCTACGTCCTGGAGGCCAACCCGCGCGCCTCCCGTACGGTGCCCTTCACCTCCAAGGCCACCGCGGTACCGCTGGCCAAGGCCGCCGCCCGCATCTCGCTCGGCGCCACCATCGCCGAACTGCGCGCCGAAGGCATGCTGCCCAAGAACGGTGACGGCGGCACCCTGCCGCTGGACGCGCCGATCTCCGTCAAGGAAGCCGTCATGCCCTGGTCGCGCTTCCGCGACGCCTCCGGCCGCGGCGTGGACACCATCCTCGGCCCCGAGATGCGCTCCACCGGCGAGGTCATGGGCATCGACGGCGTCTTCGGCACCGCCTACGCCAAGTCGCAGGCCGGCGCGTACGGGGCGCTGCCCACCAAGGGCCGCGCGTTCGTCTCCGTCGCCAACCGCGACAAGCGCTCGATGATCTTCCCGGCCCGGGAGCTGGTCGCCCACGGCTTCGAGCTGCTGGCCACCTCCGGCACGGCCGAGGTGCTGCGCCGCAACGGCATCAACGCCACCGTCGTACGCAAGCTCAGCGAGGGCGAGGGCCCCAACGGCGAGAAGACCGTCGTCCAGCTCATCCACGACGGCGAGGTCGACCTGATCGTCAACACCCCCTACGGCACCGGCGGCCGGCTGGACGGCTACGAGATCCGTACGGCCGCGGTCGCCCGGTCCGTGCCGTGCCTGACCACCGTCCAGGCGCTCGCCGCCGCCGTCCAGGGCATCGAGGCCGTCTCCCGGGGCGACGTCGGGGTCCGGTCGCTCCAGGAGCACGCGGCGCATCTGACCGCCGCCCGCGAGGAGTAG
- the carA gene encoding glutamine-hydrolyzing carbamoyl-phosphate synthase small subunit: MTTSTQGNASKRRQTAPAVLVLEDGRSFRGRAYGAVGETFGEAVFSTGMTGYQETLTDPSYHRQVVVMTAPHIGNTGVNDEDPESRRIWVAGYVVRDPARVPSNWRSVRTLDEELTAQGVVGISGIDTRALTRHLRERGAMRVGIFSGDSLADEAALLAKVQAAPQMKGADLSAEVATKEPYVVPAIGTKKFTVAAIDLGIKGMTPHRMAERGIEVHVLPATATVEDVYAVEPDGVFFSNGPGDPATADHPVSVMRGVLERGTPLFGICFGNQILGRALGFGTYKLKYGHRGINQPVQDRSTGKVEVTAHNHGFAVDAPLDEISQTPFGRAEVSHVCLNDNVVEGLNLLDRPAFSVQYHPEAAAGPHDAAYLFDRFVKLMAEQGAQRA, translated from the coding sequence ATGACGACCTCCACCCAGGGGAACGCCTCGAAGAGGAGGCAGACGGCTCCCGCCGTACTCGTCCTGGAGGACGGCCGCAGCTTCCGCGGCCGTGCCTACGGGGCCGTGGGGGAGACCTTCGGCGAGGCGGTCTTCTCCACCGGCATGACCGGTTACCAGGAGACCCTCACCGACCCCTCCTACCACCGCCAGGTCGTCGTCATGACCGCCCCGCACATCGGCAACACCGGCGTCAACGACGAGGACCCCGAGTCCCGGCGCATCTGGGTCGCCGGGTACGTCGTCCGCGACCCCGCCCGCGTGCCCTCCAACTGGCGCTCGGTGCGCACCTTGGACGAGGAGCTGACCGCCCAGGGCGTCGTCGGCATCAGCGGCATCGACACCCGCGCCCTGACCCGCCACCTGCGCGAGCGCGGCGCCATGCGGGTGGGCATCTTCTCCGGCGACAGCCTGGCCGACGAGGCCGCCCTGCTCGCCAAGGTGCAGGCCGCCCCCCAGATGAAGGGCGCCGACCTCTCCGCGGAGGTGGCGACCAAGGAGCCGTACGTCGTCCCCGCCATCGGCACCAAGAAGTTCACCGTCGCCGCGATCGACCTGGGCATCAAGGGCATGACCCCGCACCGCATGGCCGAGCGCGGCATCGAGGTGCACGTACTGCCCGCCACCGCTACGGTCGAGGACGTGTACGCGGTCGAGCCGGACGGCGTGTTCTTCTCCAACGGGCCGGGCGACCCGGCCACCGCCGACCACCCGGTCTCCGTCATGCGCGGCGTCCTGGAGCGCGGCACCCCGCTGTTCGGCATCTGCTTCGGCAACCAGATCCTGGGCCGGGCGCTGGGCTTTGGCACGTACAAGCTCAAGTACGGCCACCGCGGCATCAACCAGCCGGTGCAGGACCGCTCGACCGGCAAGGTCGAGGTCACCGCGCACAACCACGGCTTCGCCGTCGACGCCCCGCTCGATGAGATCTCCCAGACCCCCTTCGGCCGCGCCGAGGTCTCCCACGTCTGCCTGAACGACAACGTGGTGGAGGGCCTGAACCTCCTGGACCGGCCGGCCTTCAGCGTCCAGTACCACCCCGAAGCGGCGGCCGGCCCGCACGATGCCGCCTACCTCTTCGACCGCTTCGTCAAGCTCATGGCAGAACAGGGAGCCCAGCGTGCCTAA
- a CDS encoding dihydroorotase: protein MSQTLIRGAKILGGEPQDVLITGETITEVGSGLSAEGATVVEADGRILLPGLVDLHTHLREPGREDSETVLTGTKAAAKGGFTAVHAMANTFPVADTAGVVEQVWRLGRESGYCDVQPVGAVTVGLEGKKLAELGAMHESAAGVRVFSDDGKCVDDAVIMRRALEYVKAFDGVVAQHAQEPRLTEGAQMNEGVVSAELGLGGWPAVAEESIIARDVLLAAHVGSRVHICHLSTAGSVEIVRWAKSKGWNVTAEVTPHHLLLTDELVRSYNPVYKVNPPLRTEADVLALREALADGTIDCVATDHAPHPHEDKDCEWGAAAMGMVGLETALSVVQETMVDSGLLDWAGVADRMSFRPAAIGRLQGHGRPVSAGEPANLTLVDPAYRGPVDPAGFASRSRNTPYQGRELPGRVTHTFLRGRATVIDGTLA, encoded by the coding sequence ATGAGCCAGACCCTGATCCGCGGGGCGAAGATCCTCGGTGGCGAGCCGCAGGACGTCCTGATCACGGGCGAGACCATCACCGAGGTCGGCAGCGGGCTGAGCGCCGAGGGCGCCACCGTCGTCGAGGCGGACGGCAGGATCCTGCTGCCCGGCCTGGTCGACCTGCACACCCACCTGCGCGAGCCGGGCCGCGAGGACTCCGAGACGGTCCTGACGGGCACCAAGGCGGCCGCCAAGGGCGGCTTCACCGCCGTCCATGCCATGGCCAACACCTTCCCGGTCGCCGACACCGCCGGCGTCGTGGAGCAGGTGTGGCGGCTGGGCCGCGAGTCCGGCTACTGCGACGTACAGCCGGTGGGTGCCGTGACCGTCGGCCTGGAGGGCAAGAAGCTCGCCGAGCTGGGCGCCATGCACGAGTCCGCGGCGGGCGTCCGGGTCTTCTCCGACGACGGCAAGTGCGTGGACGACGCCGTGATCATGCGCCGCGCCCTGGAGTACGTGAAGGCGTTCGACGGCGTGGTCGCCCAGCACGCGCAGGAGCCGCGGCTGACCGAGGGCGCCCAGATGAACGAGGGCGTGGTCTCCGCCGAACTGGGCCTGGGCGGCTGGCCGGCCGTCGCCGAGGAGTCGATCATCGCCCGGGACGTGCTGCTCGCCGCACACGTCGGTTCGCGGGTGCACATCTGCCATCTGTCCACCGCTGGATCCGTGGAGATCGTCCGCTGGGCCAAGTCCAAGGGCTGGAACGTCACGGCGGAGGTCACCCCGCACCACCTCCTGCTGACGGACGAGCTCGTACGGTCCTACAACCCCGTCTACAAGGTGAACCCGCCGCTGCGCACCGAGGCCGACGTGCTCGCGCTGCGCGAGGCGCTCGCCGACGGCACGATCGACTGCGTGGCCACCGACCACGCCCCGCACCCGCACGAGGACAAGGACTGCGAGTGGGGCGCGGCGGCCATGGGCATGGTGGGCCTGGAGACCGCGCTGTCGGTCGTGCAGGAGACGATGGTCGACAGCGGCCTGCTGGACTGGGCCGGGGTCGCCGACCGGATGTCCTTCCGCCCCGCCGCCATCGGCCGCCTCCAGGGCCACGGCCGCCCCGTCTCGGCAGGTGAGCCCGCCAACCTGACCCTGGTCGACCCGGCATACCGTGGACCGGTGGACCCCGCGGGCTTCGCCTCCCGCAGCCGCAACACCCCCTACCAGGGCCGCGAACTGCCGGGGCGCGTCACCCACACCTTCCTGCGGGGCCGGGCAACGGTTATCGACGGGACTCTGGCGTGA
- a CDS encoding aspartate carbamoyltransferase catalytic subunit produces MKRHLISAADLTRDDAVLILDTAEEMARVADRPIKKLPTLRGRTVVNLFFEDSTRTRISFEAAAKRLSADVINFSAKGSSVSKGESLKDTALTLEAMGADAVVIRHGDSGAPHRLATSGWIGGSVVNAGDGTHEHPTQALLDAFTMRRHLASGTGDLTGRRITVVGDILHSRVARSNVHLLTTLGAEVTLVAPPTLVPIGAANWPCEISYDLDAVLAKSDAVMMLRVQRERMNAAFFPTEREYARRYGLDGDRMARMPGHAIVMHPGPMNRGMEITAEVADSPRCTAVEQVANGVSIRMAVLYLLLGGNEPAVTTAATSTAPRTEESK; encoded by the coding sequence ATGAAGCGCCACCTCATCTCGGCCGCCGACCTCACGCGCGACGACGCCGTCCTGATCCTCGACACCGCCGAGGAGATGGCCCGGGTCGCGGACCGGCCGATCAAGAAACTCCCCACCCTGCGCGGACGCACCGTCGTCAACCTCTTCTTCGAGGACTCCACCCGCACCCGCATCTCCTTCGAGGCCGCCGCCAAGCGCCTCTCGGCGGACGTCATCAACTTCTCCGCCAAGGGCTCCTCGGTCTCCAAGGGCGAGTCGCTCAAGGACACCGCCCTGACGCTGGAGGCGATGGGCGCCGACGCCGTGGTCATCCGGCACGGCGACTCCGGCGCTCCGCACCGGCTGGCGACCTCCGGCTGGATCGGCGGCTCGGTGGTCAACGCCGGCGACGGCACCCACGAACACCCCACCCAGGCCCTCCTGGACGCCTTCACCATGCGCCGTCACCTGGCGTCGGGCACCGGCGACCTGACCGGCCGCCGCATCACGGTCGTCGGCGACATCCTGCACAGCCGGGTCGCCCGCTCCAACGTCCACCTGCTGACCACGCTCGGCGCCGAGGTCACCCTCGTCGCACCGCCGACGCTGGTGCCCATCGGCGCCGCCAACTGGCCCTGCGAGATCAGCTACGACCTCGACGCCGTCCTCGCCAAGTCCGACGCGGTCATGATGCTGCGCGTCCAGCGCGAGCGGATGAACGCCGCCTTCTTCCCCACCGAGCGGGAATACGCCCGGCGGTACGGACTGGACGGCGACCGCATGGCCCGTATGCCCGGGCACGCGATCGTGATGCACCCCGGGCCGATGAACCGCGGCATGGAGATCACCGCCGAGGTCGCCGACTCGCCGCGCTGCACCGCCGTCGAACAGGTCGCCAACGGTGTCAGCATCCGTATGGCGGTCCTGTACCTGCTGCTCGGCGGGAACGAGCCCGCCGTCACCACCGCCGCCACCAGCACCGCCCCCCGCACCGAGGAGAGCAAGTAA
- the pyrR gene encoding bifunctional pyr operon transcriptional regulator/uracil phosphoribosyltransferase PyrR: MDTPSSSLPSRPVLEGPDIARMLTRIAHEIVERAKGAEDVVLLGIPTRGVFLARRLAAKLEEITGRAVPVGSLDITMYRDDLRLGPARALARTDIPADGIEGRVVLLVDDVLFSGRTIRAALDALNDIGRPRAVQLAVLVDRGHRELPIRADYVGKNLPTSLRETVKVQLTEEDGRDAVLLGAKRTAPAGEQ; encoded by the coding sequence ATGGACACACCCAGCTCCAGCCTGCCGTCGCGTCCGGTGCTCGAAGGCCCGGACATCGCGCGGATGCTGACCCGTATCGCCCACGAAATCGTCGAGCGCGCCAAGGGCGCCGAGGACGTGGTGCTCCTCGGCATCCCCACCCGCGGGGTCTTCCTCGCCCGCCGGCTGGCCGCCAAGCTCGAAGAGATCACCGGCCGCGCGGTTCCGGTCGGCTCGCTCGACATCACGATGTACCGCGACGACCTGCGGCTGGGCCCGGCCCGCGCGCTGGCCCGCACCGACATCCCCGCCGACGGCATCGAGGGCCGGGTGGTCCTCCTCGTCGACGACGTCCTGTTCTCGGGGCGCACGATCCGCGCCGCCCTCGACGCGCTCAACGACATCGGCCGGCCCCGCGCCGTACAACTGGCGGTCCTGGTCGACCGCGGCCACCGCGAACTCCCGATCCGTGCCGACTACGTAGGCAAGAACCTCCCCACGTCGCTGCGGGAGACGGTCAAGGTCCAGCTCACCGAGGAGGACGGCCGCGACGCCGTGCTGCTCGGCGCGAAGCGGACCGCCCCGGCCGGCGAGCAGTAG
- the bldD gene encoding transcriptional regulator BldD, producing MSSEYAKQLGAKLRAIRTQQGLSLHGVEEKSQGRWKAVVVGSYERGDRAVTVQRLAELADFYGVPVQELLPGTTPGGAAEPPPKLVLDLERLAHVPAEKAGPLQRYAATIQSQRGDYNGKVLSIRQDDLRTLAVIYDQSPSVLTEQLISWGVLDSDARRAVQHEDI from the coding sequence ATGTCCAGCGAATACGCCAAACAGCTCGGGGCCAAGCTCCGCGCCATCCGTACCCAGCAGGGCCTTTCTCTCCATGGCGTCGAGGAGAAGTCCCAGGGCCGCTGGAAGGCGGTCGTGGTGGGCTCGTACGAGCGCGGCGACCGTGCCGTGACCGTCCAGCGCCTCGCCGAGCTGGCCGACTTCTACGGCGTGCCGGTGCAGGAGCTGCTGCCGGGTACGACTCCGGGTGGCGCCGCCGAGCCGCCGCCGAAGCTGGTGCTGGACCTGGAGCGGCTGGCCCATGTGCCCGCCGAGAAGGCCGGGCCGCTCCAGCGCTACGCCGCCACGATCCAAAGTCAGCGTGGCGACTACAACGGCAAGGTTCTCTCGATCCGTCAGGACGACCTGCGCACGCTCGCGGTGATCTACGACCAGTCGCCCTCGGTCCTGACCGAGCAGCTCATCAGCTGGGGCGTGCTGGACTCCGACGCGCGCCGCGCCGTGCAGCACGAGGACATCTGA